From Rhodamnia argentea isolate NSW1041297 chromosome 10, ASM2092103v1, whole genome shotgun sequence, a single genomic window includes:
- the LOC115739285 gene encoding uncharacterized protein LOC115739285, whose protein sequence is MAGTVETEYAAFLEKVKRTVYVDNLSPQVTESVLRSALDQFGTVKSVQFITNYSQQQNIPKHALVEMEDEEQVKAIVKLIASCPMMILGMPRPVTACAAKVEMFEDYPATPGRKIEVRWLDPNDPDFEVAQKWKHFVKRHGAEARFLQKVQMAEEEKLAKQQEDNLKANFAKYEMIEAIMVDATADRLARHYEMNLRNEL, encoded by the exons ATGGCGGGCACTGTGGAGACTGAGTATGCTGCCTTCCTGGAGAAGGTGAAACGGACTGTCTATGTCGACAACCTATCACCCCAGGTCACTGAGTCTGTCTTGAGGTCTGCTCTCGACCAGTTTGGAACAGTCAAGAGTGTTCAGTTCATCACGAACTACTCACAGCAGCAGAACATCCCAAAACATGCTCTTGTTGAGATGGAAGATGAGGAGCAGGTAAAAGCGATCGTGAAGCTCATTGCTTCTTGCCCGATGATGATACTTGGGATGCCGAGGCCTGTGACAGCTTGTGCTGCTAAAGTGGAGATGTTTGAGGATTACCCAGCAACGCCTGGTAGGAAAATAGAGGTCCGTTGGTTGGATCCAAATGATCCCGACTTTGAGGTAGCTCAGAAGTGGAAGCATTTTGTTAAAAGGCATGGTGCTGAAGCTCGATTTTTGCAAAAA GTGCAAATGgcagaagaagagaagcttGCTAAGCAGCAGGAAGACAATCTTAAGGCAAACTTTGCAAAATACGAGATGATCGAGGCCATCATGGTTGATGCTACTGCGGATCGCTTAGCTCGTCATTATGAAATGAACCTCAGGAACGAGCTGTAA
- the LOC125312684 gene encoding CRAL-TRIO domain-containing protein C23B6.04c-like has translation MAVLHLLMVLALLSTRNLLDARFMLDTTPSPMPETSIRLASPPSPSSRTSVAMSPLPLPLSGSPTLSSTPMAALPSSSPAVQPSLPISGSSNSPSTPVGTFPSFSPGVLPSLPGNKFGPFDFIICSNGHITIFPRLNIASAIKLAIFNVFAGADFAFYL, from the exons ATGGCCGTCCTGCATTTACTCATGGTACTTGCACTTCTGAGCACCCGCAATTTGCTCGATGCCCGTTTTATGCTAGATACAACCCCATCCCCTATGCCGGAAACATCTATTAGACTGGCCTCCCCACCATCGCCATCCTCACGAACTTCGGTGGCCATGTCACCACTACCGTTGCCTCTTTCAGGCTCACCAACCTTGTCATCTACTCCAATGGCTGCATTACCATCATCATCGCCCGCTGTCCAGCCCTCTTTGCCAATTTCCGGCTCATCAAACTCGCCATCCACTCCAGTGGGCACATTCCCAAGTTTCTCACCTGGCGTCCTACCATCATTGCCGGG GAACAAGTTCGGGCCCTTCGACTTTATCATCTGCTCCAATGGCCACATTACCATCTTTCCCAGGCTCAACATTGCCTCAGCCATCAAGCTCGCCATCTTCAATGTCTTTGCCGGGGCCGACTTTGCCTTCTATCTCTAG
- the LOC115739142 gene encoding GTP 3',8-cyclase, mitochondrial isoform X2, translating to MELFSKSVSAVRGLRSRAQVGSCKTGGSLDHYGLTMYTTCAKLSEDPSKESSPSDMLIDSFGRLHTYLRISLTERCNLRCQYCMPSEGVELTPSSQLLSPNEIVSLANLFVTSGVNKIRLTGGEPTIRKDIEDICLRLSSLKGLKTLAMTTNGITLARKLPKLKDFGLNSINISLDTLVPAKFEFLTRRKGHEKVLESINAAVGLGYNPVKVNCVVMRGVNDDEICDFVELTRSRPINVRFIEFMPFDGNVWNVKKLVPYYEMLDKVVSKYQGLQRIQDHPSETAKNYRIDGHDGTVSFITSMTEHFCAGCNRLRLLADGNFKVCLFGPSEVSLRDPLRAGAEEDELREIISAAVKRKKAAHAGMFDIAKTANRPMIHIGG from the exons ATGGAGCTCTTCTCCAAGAGCGTGTCGGCTGTCCGCGGCTTGCGTTCTCGCGCT CAGGTTGGTAGTTGTAAGACGGGAGGTTCATTGGATCATTATGGCTTGACGATGTATACGACTTGTGCTAAGCTGTCTGAGGATCCTTCGAAAGAGAGCTCCCCTTCTGATATGCTGATCGATTCTTTCGGAAGACTCCACACTTACTTGAGGATCTCATTAACGGAGCGTTGCAATCTGAGGTGTCAATACTGTATGCCATCAGAAGGCGTGGAACTTACTCCGAGCTCTCAGCTTCTTTCACCGAATGAGATCGTCAGTTTAGCAAACCTGTTTGTTACCTCTGGGGTCAACAAGATTCGATTGACTGGGGGAGAGCCGACCATCAGGAAAGATATCGAAGACATATGCTTGCGGTTGTCTAGTCTTAAAGGGTTAAAGACACTAGCTATGACAACAAATGGAATCACTCTTGCCCGGAAACTTCCCAAGCTTAAAGATTTTGGCCTTAACTCTATCAATATCAGCTTGGATACACTGGTGCCAGCCAAATTTGAATTCTTGACCAGGCGCAAGGGGCATGAGAAGGTCTTGGAATCTATCAATGCTGCTGTTGGTCTTGGCTACAATCCTGTGAAA GTAAACTGTGTTGTTATGCGTGGCGTGAATGATGATGAGATATGCGATTTTGTGGAGTTGACTCGAAGTAGACCAATTAATGTGCGGTTTATTGAGTTCATGCCTTTCGATGGAAATGTTTGGAATGTGAAGAAACTAGTGCCGTACTACGAAATGCTAGATAAAGTG GTTTCGAAATATCAAGGCCTTCAGAGAATTCAGGATCACCCTTCAGAAACAGCGAAGAACTACAGGATAGATGGGCATGACGGTACGGTTTCTTTCATCACGTCAATGACTGAGCATTTTTGTGCTGGTTGCAATAGACTGCGACTTTTAGCGGATGGGAACTTCAAAGTATGCTTATTTGGGCCTTCAGAG GTTAGCTTAAGAGATCCCCTTCGTGCTGGTGCTGAGGAAGACGAGCTCAGGGAAATAATTAGTGCAGCG GTCAAGAGAAAGAAAGCAGCGCATGCTGGAATGTTTGACATTGCGAAAACTGCGAATAGGCCAATGATACATATAGGTGGCTAA
- the LOC115739142 gene encoding GTP 3',8-cyclase, mitochondrial isoform X1: MELFSKSVSAVRGLRSRAVGSCKTGGSLDHYGLTMYTTCAKLSEDPSKESSPSDMLIDSFGRLHTYLRISLTERCNLRCQYCMPSEGVELTPSSQLLSPNEIVSLANLFVTSGVNKIRLTGGEPTIRKDIEDICLRLSSLKGLKTLAMTTNGITLARKLPKLKDFGLNSINISLDTLVPAKFEFLTRRKGHEKVLESINAAVGLGYNPVKVNCVVMRGVNDDEICDFVELTRSRPINVRFIEFMPFDGNVWNVKKLVPYYEMLDKVVSKYQGLQRIQDHPSETAKNYRIDGHDGTVSFITSMTEHFCAGCNRLRLLADGNFKVCLFGPSEVSLRDPLRAGAEEDELREIISAAVHSLLLMIPWSRERKQRMLECLTLRKLRIGQ; this comes from the exons ATGGAGCTCTTCTCCAAGAGCGTGTCGGCTGTCCGCGGCTTGCGTTCTCGCGCT GTTGGTAGTTGTAAGACGGGAGGTTCATTGGATCATTATGGCTTGACGATGTATACGACTTGTGCTAAGCTGTCTGAGGATCCTTCGAAAGAGAGCTCCCCTTCTGATATGCTGATCGATTCTTTCGGAAGACTCCACACTTACTTGAGGATCTCATTAACGGAGCGTTGCAATCTGAGGTGTCAATACTGTATGCCATCAGAAGGCGTGGAACTTACTCCGAGCTCTCAGCTTCTTTCACCGAATGAGATCGTCAGTTTAGCAAACCTGTTTGTTACCTCTGGGGTCAACAAGATTCGATTGACTGGGGGAGAGCCGACCATCAGGAAAGATATCGAAGACATATGCTTGCGGTTGTCTAGTCTTAAAGGGTTAAAGACACTAGCTATGACAACAAATGGAATCACTCTTGCCCGGAAACTTCCCAAGCTTAAAGATTTTGGCCTTAACTCTATCAATATCAGCTTGGATACACTGGTGCCAGCCAAATTTGAATTCTTGACCAGGCGCAAGGGGCATGAGAAGGTCTTGGAATCTATCAATGCTGCTGTTGGTCTTGGCTACAATCCTGTGAAA GTAAACTGTGTTGTTATGCGTGGCGTGAATGATGATGAGATATGCGATTTTGTGGAGTTGACTCGAAGTAGACCAATTAATGTGCGGTTTATTGAGTTCATGCCTTTCGATGGAAATGTTTGGAATGTGAAGAAACTAGTGCCGTACTACGAAATGCTAGATAAAGTG GTTTCGAAATATCAAGGCCTTCAGAGAATTCAGGATCACCCTTCAGAAACAGCGAAGAACTACAGGATAGATGGGCATGACGGTACGGTTTCTTTCATCACGTCAATGACTGAGCATTTTTGTGCTGGTTGCAATAGACTGCGACTTTTAGCGGATGGGAACTTCAAAGTATGCTTATTTGGGCCTTCAGAG GTTAGCTTAAGAGATCCCCTTCGTGCTGGTGCTGAGGAAGACGAGCTCAGGGAAATAATTAGTGCAGCGGTACACAGTTTGCTTTTAATGATTCCATG GTCAAGAGAAAGAAAGCAGCGCATGCTGGAATGTTTGACATTGCGAAAACTGCGAATAGGCCAATGA
- the LOC115739141 gene encoding ATPase family AAA domain-containing protein At1g05910, with product MYPKRSSQGDVPVPRPVRTSDRLRRRPKIYGRTYFYYNPSIIRTKKSKTKTRTAASQIARLLRPGTRSDRTPNSTSMATNLRRSSRKRVSVHFDGYTDSSGMEDEDLMIKSYRSSRRRIDNNASHDELSTPQRRKIVQKRSAPRREGLRPRHSNAIAGENNLHSDDEEQGTSDEKADQDGAENGNGDDAENEDEGDGEDEGDRRGEGDGEDDGEEDADDDEVEDEQEGRRRYDLRNRAEVRRLSMDTGKQRPRSPRRILHQGMGNKVSRDVRKGTSRVHKRHRIGRAEDSDDSLLVDELDQGPAIPWGRGGNRSGAPWLFGGLDMHGTTAWGLNVAASGWGHQGDALAALTSGIQTAGPSSKGGADIQPLQVDDSVSFDDIGGLSEYIDALKEMVFFPLLYPDFFASYHITPPRGVLLCGPPGTGKTLIARALACAASRAGQKVSFYMRKGADVLSKWVGEAERQLKLLFEEAQRNQPSIIFFDEIDGLAPVRSSKQEQIHNSIVSTLLALMDGLDSRGQVVLIGATNRIDAIDGALRRPGRFDREFNFPLPGCEARAEILDIHTRKWKKPPSEELRQELASSCVGYCGADLKALCTEAAIRAFRERYPQVYTSDDKFLIDVDSVKVEKDHFIEAMSTITPAAHRGSVVQSRPLSSAVAPCLKRHLQKAMACISDIFPPLAVSSDITKLSMLSYGSAIPLVYRPRLLLCGNEGVGLDHLGPAILHELEKFPVHSLGLPSLLSDPSAKTPEEALVHIFGEARRTTPSILYLPQFHLWWETAHDQLRAVLLTLLEELPSDLPVLLLGVSLEAPDQLDKDVTSIFPLRTIYQVERPSIEDRDAFFDNLIEAALSVSSDVITKEYPRSVSPPDLPKAPKVATGPKASELKAKFEAEQHALRRLRMCLRDVCNRILYDKRFSVFHYPVTDEDAPNYRSIIQNPMDISTLLQRVDSGQYITCLAFLQDMDLIVTNAKAYNGDDYNGARIVSRAHELRDAVYGMLSQMDPALVTFCDKIAAQGGPINLPDDLAGSTFPSTPVVHLGTATRASARLRNVQPDLKLDQSYVALKRPKKNLDGQHAEEEKLRNPDSGLSKSSHDPEANNVAPESPEPSPADASTAEPPEAAPEYRDDSGTSNDASMLDSDVSDQVASVKLLFIQRTDNYAIPQLERLYTRVIKGVFEIRKGVEGNLKHSILSYLLKFAEDEANFSS from the exons ATGTATCCCAAGCGGTCCAGTCAAGGGGATGTGCCTGTCCCGAGGCCTGTGCGCACCAGCGATAGGCTTCGGAGGAGGCCGAAGATTTATGGCCGCACCTACTTCTACTACAATCCGTCCATCATCCGCACCAAGAAGAGCAAGACCAAGACGAGGACGGCCGCTTCTCAGATTGCGAGATTGCTGCGTCCGGGGACTCGGTCCGACCGAACCCCTAATTCCACG TCAATGGCGACCAACCTCCGGCGTTCTTCCAGGAAGAGGGTCTCAGTTCATTTTGATGGCTATACAGACAGTTCTGGCATGGAGGACGAAGACCTGATG ATAAAGAGTTATAGATCTTCAAGGAGACGAATAGATAATAATGCGAGTCACGATGAGCTATCAACTCCACAACGTAGAAAAATTGTGCAGAAGAGATCGGCGCCTCGTCGTGAAGGCTTGCGGCCACGTCATTCAAATGCCATTGCAGGAGAAAATAATTTGCATTCAGATGATGAAGAACAGGGTACATCTGATGAGAAGGCTGACCAAGATGGAGCTGAAAATGGCAATGGAGATGACGCTGAGAATGAGGACGAGGGGGATGGGGAGGATGAGGGTGATCGCAGGGGTGAAGGTGAtggtgaagatgatggagaagagGATGCTGATGATGAcgaggttgaagatgaacaGGAGGGTCGGAGAAGGTACGATCTTCGTAACCGTGCGGAAGTGCGAAGACTTTCTATGGATACTGGGAAGCAAAGACCAAGGTCTCCAAGGAGAATATTGCATCAAGGAATGGGGAATAAGGTCAGTAGAGATGTTAGAAAGGGTACCTCTCGGGTTCATAAACGGCACCGTATTGGAAGGGCCGAAGATTCCGACGATTCACTTCTTGTAGATGAGCTAGATCAAGGACCCGCAATTCCCTGGGGACGAGGTGGAAACCGCTCAGGAGCTCCTTGGCTCTTTGGGGGACTAGATATGCATGGCACGACAGCCTGGGGATTGAATGTTGCTGCATCTGGTTGGGGTCATCAGGGTGATGCCCTTGCGGCCTTGACTAGTGGGATCCAAACTGCTGGCCCCAGTTCTAAGGGTGGGGCAGATATACAGCCTTTGCAGGTCGATGACAGTGTGAGTTTTGATGATATTGGTGGCCTCTCTGAGTATATTGATGCTCTGAAGGAAATGGTCTTCTTTCCCTTACTATATCCTGATTTCTTTGCAAGTTATCACATAACTCCACCCAGAGGAGTGTTGTTGTGTGGTCCACCTGGCACAGGGAAAACGCTGATTGCAAGGGCGTTAGCTTGTGCTGCTTCAAGGGCTGGTCAGAAAGTCAGCTTTTATATGCGGAAGGGTGCTGATGTGCTTAGCAAGTGGGTTGGTGAGGCTGAGAGACAGTTAAAGCTGCTTTTCGAGGAGGCGCAACGGAACCAACCTTCCATTATATTCTTTGATGAAATAGATGGTCTTGCGCCTGTACGGTCTAGCAAGCAAGAGCAAATTCACAATTCCATCGTGTCGACTTTGCTTGCCTTGATGGATGGTCTTGATTCTCGTGGGCAAGTTGTTCTGATTGGAGCTACCAACAGGATTGATGCCATTGACGGGGCTCTTCGACGGCCTGGACGATTTGATCGTGAATTTAACTTTCCTCTGCCGGGTTGTGAGGCACGTGCAGAAATATTAGACATACACACTCGCAAGTGGAAGAAGCCTCCATCAGAGGAGCTGAGGCAGGAGCTTGCGTCTAGTTGTGTCGGATATTGCGGTGCGGACTTGAAGGCTTTGTGCACTGAAGCTGCCATACGCGCCTTCCGTGAAAGATATCCTCAAGTTTACACCAGCGACGATAAATTTTTGATCGATGTTGATTCTGTCAAGGTTGAAAAAGATCACTTTATTGAAGCCATGTCGACAATTACGCCCGCTGCTCATAGAGGCTCCGTAGTGCAGTCTAGACCATTGTCCTCAGCAGTTGCACCATGCCTAAAGCGACACCTGCAGAAAGCCATGGCCTGCATCTCTGATATTTTTCCTCCTCTAGCAGTTTCGTCCGATATAACCAAGCTTTCTATGCTGTCGTATGGTTCTGCAATCCCTTTAGTGTATAGACCTCGGCTACTGCTGTGTGGTAATGAAGGCGTTGGGCTG GATCATCTCGGGCCTGCTATATTGCATGAACTGGAGAAGTTCCCCGTACATTCTCTTGGACTTCCGTCTCTTCTTTCAGATCCTAGCGCGAAGACACCTGAAGAAGCATTGGTTCATATATTTGGTGAAGCCAGGAGAACTACCCCATCAATACTCTATTTACCTCAATTCCATCTTTGGTGGGAAACA GCACATGATCAGTTGAGGGCTGTCCTACTGACTCTCCTGGAGGAATTGCCATCAGACTTGCCTGTATTGTTGCTTGGAGTATCACTAGAAGCACCTGACCAGCTTGATAAGGATGTCACTTCAATTTTCCCTCTGCGTACCAT CTATCAAGTGGAGAGACCATCCATTGAAGATAGAGATgccttttttgacaatttaattGAAGCTGCCTTGTCGGTCTCTTCTGATGTTATCACAAAAGAATACCCAAGATCTGTGTCTCCTCCCGATCTTCCCAAGGCACCTAAAGTAGCAACCGGCCCAAAAGCCTCTGAACTGAAAGCTAAGTTTGAGGCTGAGCAGCATGCACTTCGACGACTGCGCATGTGCCTTAGAGATGTTTGCAACAG GATTCTGTATGACAAAAGATTTAGTGTCTTTCATTATCCAGTGACGGATGAAGATGCGCCAAACTATCGCTCAATCATTCAGAACCCGATGGACATATCCACTTTACTGCAGCGTGTTGACTCTGGACAGTACATTACATGTTTAGCATTCCTGCAGGATATGGATCTAATTGTTACTAACGCAAAA GCTTATAATGGAGATGACTACAATGGTGCGAGAATTGTTAGCAGAGCTCATGAGCTTCGTGATGCG GTGTATGGAATGTTGTCACAGATGGACCCTGCGCTGGTTACATTCTGTGACAAGATTGCAGCTCAAGGGGGCCCGATCAACTTGCCAGATGATTTAGCTGGGTCAACCTTTCCTTCGACCCCTGTTGTGCATCTTGGAACAGCTACTAGAGCAAGCGCTCGACTTCGAAATGTCCAGCCAGACTTAAAATTAGACCAAAGCTATGTGGCGCTGAAACGACCGAAGAAGAACCTCGATGGTCAACATGCAG AGGAAGAAAAGTTACGGAACCCAGATTCAGGTCTGTCAAAGTCGTCACATGATCCGGAGGCAAATAATGTGGCTCCTGAGAGTCCTGAACCCTCTCCTGCCGATGCCAGCACTGCAGAACCTCCCGAAGCAGCTCCCGAATACAGAGATGACAGCGGTACATCGAACGACGCATCGATGTTGGATTCTGATGTTTCAGATCAAGTGGCGTCTGTCAAGCTGCTCTTCATCCAGCGTACAGATAATTATGCCATTCCTCAGCTGGAAAGGCTCTACACTAGGGTTATAAAGGGAGTATTCGAGATCAGAAAGGGAGTTGAGGGCAATCTCAAGCACTCAATTTTGAGTTATTTGTTGAAATTTGCGGAGGATGAGGCAAATTTCTCCTCTTAA
- the LOC115739144 gene encoding protein farnesyltransferase/geranylgeranyltransferase type-1 subunit alpha, producing the protein MASLSSEGEDWRAWVPLSSRPEFAAVTPLPQDDGPSPVVAIAYRDDFRETMDYFRSLYSSRELSPRSLLLTSLAISFNPANYTVWHFRRQVLEALDADLNDELEFTERVAKGNAKNYQLWHHRRWVAEKLGSDAACGELEFTGKIFCLDAKNYHAWSHRQWVLHALGVWENELDYCTQLLEEDIFNNSAWNQRYFVITKSPLLGGLKAMRDSEVDYAIEAIGTNPENESPWRYLRGLYNDENDGWLNDARVPCACLRVLKAKRNLKFALSTLLDLVCLGFKPNQEIRDAITSLRTSHSGEVGSDSDLAKSICSILGHEDPMRANYWTWRSGRLPQAAEV; encoded by the exons atGGCTTCGTTGTCGTCGGAGGGAGAGGATTGGAGAGCGTGGGTCCCGCTCAGCTCTCGGCCGGAGTTCGCCGCTGTGACGCCGTTGCCGCAGGACGACGGTCCGAGCCCCGTCGTCGCGATCGCCTACAGGGACGATTTCCGGGAGACCATGGATTACTTCCGGTCCCTCTACAGCTCCCGGGAGCTCTCGCCTCGCTCCCTCCTCCTCACCTCTCTCGCCATCTCCTTCAACCCTGCCAATTACACC GTGTGGCATTTCAGGCGTCAAGTGCTGGAGGCGCTGGATGCTGACTTGAACGACGAGCTCGAGTTTACTGAACGCGTGGCCAAGGGGAATGCCAAAAACTACCAGCTTTG GCATCATCGGCGTTGGGTTGCTGAGAAGTTGGGATCTGATGCTGCATGTGGGGAACTTGAGTTCACAGGGAAGATATTCTGCCTAGATGCTAAAAACTATCATGCCTGGTCTCATAGGCAG TGGGTTCTTCACGCTTTAGGCGTTTGGGAGAATGAACTTGATTATTGTACGCAGCTCCTCGAGGAAGACATATTCAACAATTCTGCTTGGAATCAG AGGTATTTTGTCATCACAAAATCTCCTCTCCTTGGAGGTCTGAAAGCTATGAGAGATTCTGAAGTTGATTATGCTATCGAAGCTATCGGCACGAATCCAGAGAATGAGAGCCCATGGAGATACCTTCGTGGCCTTTACAATGATGAAAATGATGGTTGGCTAAATGATGCTCGAGTGCCTTGTGCATGTCTTCGTGTTCTGAAAGCCAAAAGAAACTTAAAATTTGCTCTGAGTACACTGTTGGATCTGGTTTGCCTTGGTTTCAAACCTAACCAAGAAATAAGGGATGCCATAACCTCTTTGAGGACTTCACATTCGGGTGAAGTAGGTTCAGACTCAGATCTGGCAAAATCGATTTGTTCTATCTTGGGACATGAAGATCCAATGAGAGCCAATTATTGGACGTGGCGAAGCGGCAGGCTTCCTCAAGCAGCTGAAGTCTAA